Proteins from a single region of bacterium:
- a CDS encoding efflux RND transporter permease subunit codes for MSIIPFAHKHQRAIIFTISVLALAGVYAAINLPITLFPEITFPRIMILADNGEQPIERMMIEVTKPLEEAARGVPGVVTVRSATNRGSSEISINFTWGTDIFHALQLLQGRIAAVRNEMPATASIHVERMDISVFPVMGFSLTSDKRSQVELRDLALYTLRPALLRIQGVGQIRITGGKTREFHVVVDPMALASYNLDIREVNDAINNANLVASTGLVSDNYHLYLSLTDNLFTRLDEIGNVVVALRHGAPVRIKDVAQVSSGEEDVFVRISANGKDAVLLDIMRQPDGNIVQIGAATKTLLAEMRNQIPPDVEIKSYFDQGEFVSDSIAGARDAILIGVALAMLVLLYFMKNWRITLVAAIVVPATIAATIGCLFAIGATINVMTLGGIAAAVGLIIDDIIVVVESIFHHFHKGEKDFMATAHGAVQELLPAIVGSSLATLVIHIPFAFLSGVTGAFFAALSVTMVFALSLSFIFSVIFAPLVAGAVLTENDIENAISREQKSRHRLLHVYERALRGLLRRKWLVLPLILILMIGGWRLYQQTGTGFMPDMDEGTFVLDYLTPPGTSFEETDRMLKQVEEILRTTPEVENFGRRTGTELGFFITESNAGDILVKLKHERARSIFAVIDDIRRRIEQAQPTMELEFGQQMQDVIGDLIGWPSPIEIQIFGDNKAQLEEKARQVAELITPIRGVEDVYDGITISGSSILIKVDQAQASRAGLTVSDVQAQLENLMKGKAETSIQRGEKLIGIRTRYNDLLRNDLVTIKQVQLQSPNGFLVPLASIATITTTKGEAQIHREDLKQLVSVTARTSGRDLGSTVAEIQRTLKRRLVLPTGVSIHYGGTYQTQQESFRGLLLVLAAAVLFVFIVLLFEFESFRVPLTVFLINLPSLFGVVFALWLTHVTFNVSSFVGTILVVGIVAENAVFLLHYVVKYQGEGMAWDEALVQASLIRVRPILMTTFAAVFALLPLALNLGAGTQMQQPLAIAVIGGFSVSTLLLLFALPMVFGLMQKKASEGNATGRGR; via the coding sequence ATGAGCATCATCCCCTTCGCGCACAAGCATCAGCGTGCGATCATCTTCACGATTTCCGTCTTGGCGCTCGCCGGCGTTTACGCGGCCATCAATCTGCCGATCACGCTGTTTCCGGAGATCACCTTTCCGCGCATCATGATTCTCGCCGACAACGGCGAGCAGCCCATCGAGCGCATGATGATCGAAGTCACCAAACCGCTCGAAGAAGCGGCGCGCGGCGTGCCCGGTGTGGTCACCGTGCGCTCGGCAACGAATCGCGGCTCCTCGGAGATTTCCATCAATTTCACCTGGGGCACGGATATTTTTCACGCGCTGCAATTGCTGCAAGGCCGCATCGCCGCCGTGCGCAATGAAATGCCGGCCACGGCTTCGATTCACGTGGAGCGGATGGACATTTCCGTTTTCCCGGTGATGGGGTTCAGCTTGACTTCGGACAAGCGCAGCCAGGTCGAGCTGCGCGATCTCGCCCTGTACACGCTGCGCCCGGCCTTGTTGCGCATTCAAGGCGTCGGGCAAATCCGCATCACTGGCGGCAAAACGCGCGAGTTTCACGTCGTCGTCGATCCGATGGCGCTCGCTTCGTACAACCTCGACATTCGCGAAGTCAACGACGCGATCAACAACGCCAACCTCGTGGCGTCCACCGGCTTGGTAAGCGACAACTATCATCTCTATCTCAGTCTCACCGACAATCTGTTCACGCGCCTCGACGAGATCGGCAACGTGGTGGTCGCGTTGCGCCATGGCGCACCGGTGCGTATCAAAGATGTCGCGCAGGTTTCTTCCGGCGAGGAAGACGTCTTCGTTCGCATCTCGGCAAACGGCAAAGACGCAGTGCTGCTGGACATCATGCGCCAGCCCGATGGCAACATCGTCCAAATCGGCGCAGCGACGAAAACGCTGCTGGCTGAGATGCGCAACCAAATTCCGCCGGACGTGGAGATCAAATCCTATTTCGATCAAGGCGAGTTTGTTTCCGATTCGATTGCGGGCGCGCGCGATGCCATTCTCATCGGCGTCGCCCTGGCGATGCTGGTGCTGCTCTATTTCATGAAGAACTGGCGCATCACCCTCGTCGCCGCCATCGTGGTGCCGGCAACGATTGCCGCCACCATCGGCTGCCTGTTCGCCATCGGCGCGACGATCAACGTGATGACGCTCGGCGGCATTGCGGCCGCGGTCGGCCTCATCATCGACGACATCATCGTGGTGGTCGAAAGCATCTTCCATCATTTTCACAAAGGCGAAAAAGATTTCATGGCCACGGCGCACGGCGCGGTGCAAGAGCTGCTGCCCGCGATCGTCGGCTCGAGCCTCGCCACGTTGGTGATTCACATTCCGTTCGCGTTTCTCAGCGGCGTCACCGGCGCGTTCTTCGCCGCGCTGTCGGTCACGATGGTGTTCGCGCTCAGCCTCTCATTTATTTTCTCCGTCATCTTCGCGCCGTTGGTGGCCGGCGCCGTGCTCACGGAAAACGACATCGAAAATGCGATCAGCCGCGAACAAAAGAGCCGGCATCGCCTTTTGCACGTTTACGAGCGCGCGCTGCGCGGCCTGCTCCGCCGCAAATGGCTCGTGCTGCCGCTCATCCTGATTTTGATGATCGGCGGTTGGAGATTGTATCAACAAACCGGCACCGGCTTCATGCCCGATATGGATGAAGGTACGTTTGTGTTGGATTATTTGACACCGCCCGGCACTTCGTTTGAAGAAACCGACCGCATGCTCAAGCAAGTGGAAGAAATTTTGCGCACGACGCCGGAGGTGGAAAACTTCGGCCGGCGCACGGGAACCGAACTGGGATTTTTCATCACCGAATCGAACGCCGGCGATATTCTGGTGAAACTGAAGCACGAGCGGGCGCGCTCGATCTTTGCGGTCATCGATGACATCCGCCGGCGCATCGAGCAGGCGCAGCCGACGATGGAATTGGAGTTCGGCCAGCAAATGCAGGACGTCATCGGCGATTTGATCGGCTGGCCCTCACCCATCGAAATTCAAATTTTCGGCGACAACAAAGCGCAACTCGAAGAAAAGGCGCGGCAGGTGGCGGAGCTGATTACGCCCATTCGCGGCGTGGAAGACGTGTACGACGGCATCACCATTTCCGGCTCGAGCATTCTCATCAAAGTCGATCAAGCCCAAGCCAGCCGCGCCGGCCTCACCGTGAGCGACGTGCAAGCGCAATTGGAAAATTTGATGAAAGGCAAAGCCGAGACCAGCATTCAGCGCGGCGAAAAACTCATCGGCATTCGCACGCGCTACAACGATCTGCTGCGCAACGATCTGGTCACGATCAAGCAAGTGCAATTGCAATCGCCCAACGGCTTTCTCGTGCCGCTCGCCAGCATCGCGACCATCACCACCACCAAAGGCGAGGCGCAAATTCATCGCGAAGATTTGAAGCAACTGGTGTCGGTGACGGCGCGAACTTCGGGGCGCGATCTCGGCAGCACCGTCGCCGAAATTCAACGCACGCTGAAACGCAGGCTGGTGCTGCCCACCGGCGTTTCCATTCACTACGGCGGCACATATCAAACGCAGCAGGAATCGTTTCGCGGCTTGTTGCTGGTGCTCGCCGCCGCGGTGCTCTTTGTCTTCATCGTTTTATTGTTTGAATTCGAATCGTTCCGCGTGCCGCTCACCGTGTTTTTGATCAACCTGCCCTCGCTCTTCGGCGTCGTCTTCGCGCTCTGGCTGACGCACGTGACCTTCAATGTGTCGAGCTTCGTCGGCACCATTCTCGTCGTCGGTATCGTCGCCGAGAATGCGGTTTTCTTATTGCATTACGTGGTGAAATATCAAGGGGAGGGAATGGCGTGGGACGAGGCGCTGGTGCAAGCGAGCCTGATCCGCGTCCGCCCCATTCTGATGACGACGTTTGCCGCAGTGTTTGCCTTGTTGCCGCTCGCGCTCAACCTCGGCGCCGGCACGCAAATGCAGCAGCCGCTGGCCATCGCGGTGATCGGCGGGTTTTCGGTTTCGACCTTGTTGCTGCTGTTTGCCCTGCCAATGGTGTTTGGATTGATGCAAAAGAAAGCAAGCGAGGGCAATGCAACAGGAAGAGGTAGATAG
- a CDS encoding metallophosphoesterase, translated as MRNVHRSAAIALFMGILPCAMIASCRSDRLESSEGANAPAAAIQPAAALAAPAVKTPDNYMIAFLGDQGLGENAQAVLRLIAAEGAQAVVHSGDFDYQNDPAAWEAQINDILGADFPYFASVGNHDRHVFYGEGGYQSFLRARMHRLGISWEGDLGVKSSFAFNGIFLLLTAPDIFGAGHAEYVQQKLAADHSVWRIASWHKNMKRMQIGGKSDETGWEIYEAARKGGALIATAHEHTYSRTHLMSSFQDQVVASRSDTLVLSADDPATPADEGRSFVFVSALGGRSIRDQELEGDWWASIYTSDQQASHGALFGIFNYAGKEGLAKFYFKDINGVVPDEFYVKVNAIERKDWSAK; from the coding sequence ATGAGAAACGTGCACCGTTCTGCGGCAATCGCGCTGTTCATGGGAATTCTGCCGTGCGCCATGATCGCCTCCTGCCGATCCGATCGCCTGGAATCAAGCGAGGGCGCGAACGCGCCGGCCGCTGCAATTCAGCCGGCGGCCGCCCTCGCCGCACCGGCCGTGAAAACGCCGGACAACTACATGATTGCATTCCTCGGCGATCAAGGCTTGGGCGAAAACGCACAAGCCGTGTTGCGGCTGATTGCTGCGGAAGGCGCGCAGGCGGTGGTGCATTCGGGCGATTTCGACTATCAGAATGATCCGGCCGCCTGGGAGGCGCAGATCAACGACATCCTCGGCGCCGACTTCCCTTATTTCGCTTCGGTGGGCAATCACGATCGCCACGTCTTTTATGGCGAGGGCGGCTATCAGAGTTTCCTGAGGGCGCGCATGCACCGGCTGGGCATAAGCTGGGAGGGCGACTTGGGGGTGAAATCTTCCTTCGCGTTCAACGGCATTTTCTTGCTGCTCACTGCGCCGGACATTTTCGGCGCAGGACACGCGGAATACGTTCAGCAGAAGCTGGCGGCGGATCATTCGGTCTGGCGGATCGCGAGCTGGCACAAGAACATGAAGCGCATGCAGATCGGCGGCAAATCCGATGAAACCGGCTGGGAGATTTATGAAGCGGCCCGAAAGGGCGGCGCCCTCATCGCCACCGCTCACGAACACACCTACAGCCGCACGCATCTGATGAGCAGCTTCCAGGATCAGGTGGTGGCCAGCCGGTCAGACACACTCGTGCTGTCCGCCGATGATCCCGCCACGCCGGCTGATGAAGGCCGGTCATTCGTTTTTGTGTCGGCCCTGGGCGGCAGAAGCATTCGCGACCAGGAGCTGGAGGGCGACTGGTGGGCCAGCATTTACACTTCTGATCAGCAGGCCAGCCACGGCGCGCTGTTCGGCATCTTCAACTATGCGGGCAAGGAAGGCCTGGCCAAGTTTTACTTCAAGGACATCAACGGCGTGGTGCCGGATGAATTCTACGTCAAAGTGAATGCGATCGAACGGAAGGATTGGTCGGCGAAGTAG
- a CDS encoding ABC transporter permease, translating to MSTKQNMNNSRGELPGAGAPTWWLVFIRELNELWMGGKAPVLVLIFSILLGIMTYVLASNSELSLIPPQEMVYETLKAAIAVGLFISLIIGADSISGERERATLESLLLTPTSRRQIVFGKFLAGVSPWPVCFAIAIPYMHVISQGNEVFRHAVVWGAITGSILAPAYTAMGMIGSFWSNSNKTSLFVGLGIYVLFLLPTTLPGRAQTGLMGSLLQQVNPIAAVNHFLSKILVNNRTLGEWWPFLLSSVVFALLVYGVLFLYASPSLRLEAGKTSKFWAAIGRLIGVGVLVIAGLVVLPGVSPAAAQETTHAAPQHAVQITIDMDYKTVKAGDYILYNTVVTNHGTENSPALCLAMNIVNLDAAGDIVDPEDWSPQRTQYVETLAPGESATHGWRVNAILDGDYLVYMVVIPEPAGRDATSQPVASSGIHLVVTPFTKLNPGGVLPYAIGGPLVLIGAIILLYRIRRRKIDMGGTPTGS from the coding sequence GTGAGTACAAAACAGAACATGAACAACAGTCGGGGTGAGCTGCCGGGGGCGGGCGCGCCCACTTGGTGGCTGGTCTTCATCAGAGAGTTGAATGAATTGTGGATGGGCGGCAAGGCGCCGGTGCTCGTCCTCATTTTCAGCATCTTGCTGGGAATCATGACCTACGTGCTGGCCAGCAACAGCGAGCTGAGCCTGATTCCGCCGCAGGAGATGGTGTATGAAACGCTCAAGGCAGCGATCGCCGTCGGCCTGTTCATCAGCCTGATCATCGGCGCGGACAGCATCAGCGGCGAGCGCGAACGCGCCACGCTGGAATCGCTCTTATTGACCCCCACGAGCCGGCGACAGATTGTGTTCGGCAAGTTTCTCGCCGGCGTTTCGCCGTGGCCGGTGTGCTTTGCCATCGCCATTCCCTACATGCATGTAATTTCGCAAGGCAATGAAGTGTTTCGCCATGCCGTCGTCTGGGGCGCCATCACCGGCTCGATTCTGGCGCCGGCGTATACCGCCATGGGGATGATCGGCAGCTTTTGGTCCAATTCCAACAAGACCAGCCTGTTCGTCGGTTTGGGCATCTATGTTCTCTTCCTTTTGCCGACCACCTTGCCCGGCCGTGCGCAAACCGGCCTGATGGGTTCGCTGCTGCAGCAAGTGAACCCGATCGCCGCGGTCAACCACTTTCTGTCGAAGATCTTGGTGAATAACCGAACGCTGGGCGAGTGGTGGCCGTTTCTCCTCTCGTCCGTCGTGTTTGCCCTGTTGGTTTATGGCGTGCTGTTCCTCTATGCCAGCCCAAGCCTTCGGCTGGAAGCGGGAAAAACGAGCAAGTTCTGGGCTGCGATTGGCCGTCTGATCGGGGTGGGCGTGTTGGTGATTGCCGGCTTGGTGGTGTTACCGGGCGTGTCGCCGGCAGCGGCTCAGGAAACGACGCATGCTGCCCCGCAGCATGCCGTGCAGATCACCATCGACATGGACTACAAGACGGTGAAGGCGGGAGACTACATCCTGTACAACACAGTGGTGACCAACCACGGCACGGAAAACTCTCCTGCGCTTTGCCTGGCGATGAACATCGTCAATCTTGATGCGGCCGGTGACATCGTCGATCCCGAAGATTGGTCACCGCAGCGCACGCAATACGTCGAAACCCTGGCGCCGGGCGAGTCCGCTACGCATGGCTGGCGGGTCAACGCGATTCTCGACGGCGACTATCTGGTCTACATGGTCGTCATTCCCGAACCCGCGGGCAGGGACGCCACCAGCCAGCCGGTCGCGAGTTCGGGCATCCACCTGGTCGTGACGCCGTTTACCAAACTCAATCCCGGCGGCGTGTTGCCCTATGCGATCGGCGGTCCGCTCGTGTTGATCGGTGCCATCATTCTGCTCTACCGGATTCGGCGCCGGAAGATCGACATGGGCGGCACCCCGACCGGTTCGTAA
- a CDS encoding ABC transporter ATP-binding protein, with protein MSDRNNSKSSRSSPEVLLARDLRKSYGQREALKGLSFSLNAGRILGFLGPNGAGKTTAIRILTTILEPDAGHFVVNGISSDHPEELRRKIGVLPESLGFPKQMTGLEFLVFYGRLYGRSAAQAKATGTELLEEVGLDKRSKSLIGTYSRGMRQRLGIARTLVNDPSVLFLDEPTLGLDPRGQKELLDLIERIARERAVGVILCSHDLPEVESICDDVLILNLGQVVAAGTVDEILRQGRSGKGLMAGSGIRIQVPQASLAEARGVLAAMSHVANVTPVGEEDGWLRVEFANFAEGNSAETAYSNNTILEALIRAEIPILDFSTERSRLQDVFLHLTEEAVA; from the coding sequence ATGTCAGACAGAAATAACTCCAAGTCTTCGCGATCTTCGCCCGAAGTATTATTGGCGCGTGACCTGCGCAAGTCGTACGGCCAGCGGGAAGCGCTGAAAGGACTATCGTTTTCCTTGAATGCGGGACGAATCCTGGGCTTCCTGGGTCCGAACGGCGCGGGCAAAACGACTGCGATTCGCATCCTGACGACGATCTTGGAGCCCGACGCCGGCCACTTCGTGGTCAACGGCATCAGCTCTGATCATCCCGAAGAGCTGCGCCGCAAGATCGGCGTATTGCCGGAGAGTTTGGGGTTTCCCAAGCAAATGACCGGGCTGGAGTTTCTGGTGTTCTACGGCCGGCTGTATGGCCGCAGCGCAGCGCAGGCCAAGGCCACCGGCACGGAGCTGCTGGAAGAAGTGGGGCTGGACAAGCGATCGAAATCCCTGATCGGCACTTACAGTCGCGGCATGCGACAGCGCTTGGGCATTGCACGCACGCTGGTGAACGATCCCTCCGTCCTCTTTCTGGACGAGCCAACGCTGGGCCTGGATCCGCGCGGCCAAAAGGAACTGCTCGATTTGATCGAGCGGATTGCGCGCGAGCGCGCCGTCGGTGTGATCCTGTGCAGCCATGATTTGCCGGAGGTGGAAAGCATTTGTGATGACGTGCTCATCTTGAACCTGGGCCAGGTGGTCGCGGCCGGAACCGTGGATGAAATTCTCCGCCAGGGCCGCAGCGGCAAGGGTCTCATGGCCGGAAGCGGCATTCGCATTCAAGTGCCGCAAGCCTCGCTGGCAGAAGCCCGGGGCGTGCTGGCTGCCATGTCGCACGTCGCGAACGTAACGCCGGTGGGCGAGGAAGATGGCTGGCTGCGCGTGGAGTTTGCGAATTTTGCAGAGGGTAATTCGGCGGAGACCGCCTACTCCAACAACACGATTCTGGAGGCGCTGATTCGCGCCGAAATCCCCATTCTTGATTTTTCGACTGAACGCAGCCGCTTGCAAGATGTCTTTCTGCACTTAACCGAGGAGGCCGTGGCGTGA
- a CDS encoding putative porin, translating to MRKRISPAAKRGQRPLSMLLATLMLLFAPTLDEARAQTEPLNFAGDFRVRFEGTTKQEPSAQPGSRDPRYREVVRFRFGMNKKINGLFNFGARLATGSPDDPNTTDITLGDFVNDLTISLDRVYMELKYKNLFLTGGKFANPFRTTELVWDGDVNPQGVGASYTFSGSSSFIPKLTGVYFIIDEQTVNDDSYMLGGQMEVALRPGPNLNLTLAGGYYDYSIKSLLNANAGDIQSNYLTVNGKGYLSDFDLINAVAILEYRGFSERFPVRFVGDYVKNRGAAVEEDAGFAADIYVGKAAKKRDWRLQYGYSRLETDAALAAFTHDNTTFSSNYEQHTLALDYVVVENTVLTATLYHFRRDQFIPTTGPEGNENEFYTRLRLNVLVNF from the coding sequence ATGCGTAAGAGAATCAGCCCGGCTGCCAAGCGCGGCCAACGCCCCCTCAGCATGCTGCTGGCGACTCTGATGCTCCTGTTTGCGCCCACCCTGGACGAAGCCCGAGCGCAGACGGAGCCGTTGAACTTCGCCGGAGATTTCCGCGTGCGCTTTGAGGGAACGACCAAGCAGGAGCCCAGCGCCCAGCCCGGCAGCCGCGATCCACGCTACCGCGAAGTCGTGCGCTTCCGATTCGGCATGAACAAAAAGATAAACGGACTGTTCAACTTCGGCGCGCGCCTGGCCACCGGCTCGCCCGATGACCCCAACACCACCGATATCACGCTGGGTGACTTTGTCAACGACCTCACCATCAGCCTGGATCGCGTGTACATGGAGTTGAAGTACAAAAATCTCTTTCTCACCGGCGGCAAATTCGCCAATCCCTTTCGCACCACCGAGCTGGTGTGGGACGGTGATGTGAATCCGCAGGGGGTGGGCGCGAGCTACACCTTTTCCGGCTCCTCAAGCTTCATTCCCAAGCTCACCGGCGTGTATTTCATCATTGATGAACAAACCGTCAATGATGACAGCTACATGCTGGGCGGCCAGATGGAAGTTGCCCTTCGCCCCGGCCCCAACCTCAATCTCACCCTGGCGGGCGGCTACTATGATTACAGCATCAAAAGCTTGCTCAACGCCAACGCCGGCGACATTCAAAGCAATTATTTGACGGTCAACGGCAAGGGTTACCTCTCCGATTTTGATTTGATCAATGCCGTCGCCATCCTCGAGTATCGCGGCTTCAGTGAGCGCTTCCCGGTCCGTTTCGTCGGAGACTATGTGAAGAATCGCGGCGCAGCGGTCGAGGAGGACGCCGGTTTTGCCGCGGATATCTACGTCGGGAAAGCCGCGAAAAAAAGAGATTGGCGGCTGCAATATGGATACTCCAGATTGGAAACCGATGCCGCGCTGGCGGCCTTCACCCATGACAACACTACTTTCTCCAGCAACTATGAGCAACATACGCTGGCGCTCGATTATGTCGTCGTCGAAAACACCGTGCTTACCGCCACGCTGTATCATTTTCGGCGCGACCAATTCATTCCCACTACCGGGCCGGAGGGCAATGAAAACGAGTTCTACACACGCCTGCGGCTGAATGTGCTGGTGAATTTCTGA
- a CDS encoding efflux RND transporter permease subunit codes for MMRWIVGTSLKFRFLVIAVAAGLMYFGIGQLGKMPVDVFPEFAPPMVEVQTICLGLSPEEVESLVTVPLEQVLAGIPGMTVMRSKSVPDLSAIKMYFEAGTDLLLARQNVHERLTTISPILPTWAAPPIMLPPLSATSRMLKIGISSKTKSVVDLSMITYWTIRQRLLRVPGVANIAIWGERIEMFQVNVVPEWMKKHKVTLDEVMEATTSALDVGLFQFSEGHHVGSGGWIDTPNQRLQVRHVLPLVKDYENVTAKDLGEMPVAVRNGQQLYLKDVAEVVMGHQPMIGEGIVNDGIGLLLIVEKFPWGNTLRVTQEVEKAIDAMRPGLPDVEIDAAIFRPATFIEMSIDNLNKALLIAALLVIVILFAFLYEWRTALISCTAIPLSLMAALMVFHWQGTTINTMVLAGLVIALGAVVDDAIVDVENIVRRLREARKEGRKTSFGRLILEASYEVRHAIIFSSLIEIAALWPVFVMEGLSGAFFKPLALSYAIAIGASMVVALTVTPAMSFLLLRNVPLEHRESPLTRWLQRGYDSLLTKIVKKPGMAYATVGVFLLGGLLIYPRLGQSLLPDFKERDFLMHWLTKPGTSWPEMQRISIQSAEELLEIPGVLNLGSHIGQALIMDEVVGMYFAEHWVSIDPKVDYDKTLEAIQTTVDGYPGIYRDVQTYLKERIREVLTGTSEAIVVRIFGTDLDVLGQKAAEVKEALSKVPGIVELHFSFQEKIPQIEVKVDLVKAQKYGLKPGDVRRMATTMIAGEEAGDIHIGNRTYDVNVWSIPSARNSVTDIKEMLLDVPGGGHVQLQEVAEVRVAPTPNVVNREHLKRRIDVGGNVKGRDLGDVYADVEAALATVEFPQEYYPVLLGEYTERQAVQRKMLIFSIIAGIAIFFFLHTSFKNGRLATLSFLLLPSALVGGVLAAWLGDGVISLGSMVGFLTVLGISARNGILMINHFQHLEEQEGETFGVGLVLRGAKERLAPILMTASTTGLALIPLVIAGAIPGNEIEHPMAVVILGGLITSTLLNLFVVPSLYLKFGRHSNGTPAAQTA; via the coding sequence ATGATGCGATGGATTGTTGGAACGAGCCTGAAGTTTCGGTTCCTGGTGATTGCCGTCGCCGCGGGACTGATGTACTTCGGCATCGGGCAACTTGGCAAGATGCCAGTGGACGTCTTCCCTGAGTTTGCCCCGCCGATGGTCGAAGTTCAGACCATCTGCCTCGGGCTTTCTCCGGAAGAAGTCGAATCTCTGGTAACCGTTCCGCTGGAACAGGTGCTTGCCGGAATCCCCGGAATGACCGTCATGCGCTCCAAATCGGTTCCGGATTTGTCTGCCATTAAAATGTACTTCGAGGCAGGCACTGATTTGCTGCTGGCGCGGCAAAATGTTCACGAGCGCCTGACCACGATATCGCCGATTCTGCCGACCTGGGCCGCGCCGCCGATTATGCTGCCGCCGCTCTCGGCGACGAGCCGTATGTTGAAGATCGGAATCTCCTCCAAAACCAAGTCGGTAGTTGATTTATCGATGATCACCTACTGGACGATCCGCCAACGGTTATTGCGCGTTCCCGGTGTGGCCAATATTGCCATTTGGGGTGAGCGCATTGAAATGTTCCAGGTGAACGTTGTGCCGGAGTGGATGAAGAAGCACAAAGTGACGCTGGATGAAGTAATGGAAGCCACGACTTCTGCTTTGGATGTCGGGTTGTTCCAGTTTTCTGAGGGGCACCATGTCGGCTCCGGCGGCTGGATCGATACGCCGAATCAACGCTTGCAAGTCCGGCACGTTCTGCCCTTGGTCAAAGATTATGAAAATGTTACGGCAAAGGACTTGGGTGAAATGCCGGTTGCGGTCAGAAACGGCCAGCAACTGTACCTGAAAGACGTGGCCGAGGTCGTCATGGGGCATCAGCCCATGATCGGCGAAGGCATCGTCAACGATGGTATCGGCCTGCTGCTCATCGTGGAAAAATTCCCCTGGGGCAACACGCTGCGTGTGACACAAGAGGTGGAAAAGGCGATTGATGCCATGCGGCCCGGCCTGCCGGACGTGGAGATCGACGCCGCCATCTTCCGCCCGGCCACCTTCATCGAGATGTCCATTGACAATCTCAACAAGGCGTTGCTCATTGCGGCATTGCTGGTGATTGTCATTCTTTTTGCCTTTCTCTACGAGTGGCGCACGGCATTGATTAGTTGTACGGCGATTCCCTTGTCGTTGATGGCGGCTTTGATGGTGTTTCACTGGCAGGGAACCACAATCAACACCATGGTACTGGCCGGTCTGGTAATCGCCTTAGGCGCCGTGGTCGATGACGCAATTGTCGACGTCGAAAACATCGTGCGGCGTTTGCGTGAGGCTCGAAAAGAGGGCCGGAAAACTTCGTTCGGGAGGCTTATTCTTGAAGCCTCGTATGAAGTACGCCACGCGATCATCTTCTCGTCGCTAATCGAGATAGCGGCGTTGTGGCCGGTCTTCGTGATGGAAGGTTTGTCCGGCGCATTTTTTAAGCCGCTAGCCCTCTCTTACGCGATAGCGATTGGAGCCTCCATGGTGGTCGCGTTGACTGTTACGCCGGCGATGAGTTTTCTGCTGTTACGCAACGTGCCGTTGGAGCACCGCGAGTCTCCGCTCACCCGCTGGCTGCAGCGCGGCTACGATTCGCTGCTGACGAAAATTGTCAAAAAACCGGGCATGGCCTATGCCACAGTCGGCGTCTTTCTTCTGGGCGGCCTTTTGATCTATCCGCGGCTCGGTCAGTCATTACTTCCTGACTTTAAGGAGAGAGATTTCCTGATGCACTGGCTGACCAAACCCGGAACCTCATGGCCGGAAATGCAACGCATCAGCATTCAAAGCGCCGAGGAACTGCTCGAAATTCCCGGCGTGCTCAACCTGGGCTCGCACATCGGGCAAGCGTTGATCATGGATGAAGTCGTCGGTATGTATTTCGCCGAACACTGGGTTAGTATTGACCCGAAGGTGGACTATGACAAGACGCTGGAAGCAATTCAGACCACGGTCGATGGCTATCCCGGAATCTATCGCGATGTACAAACTTATCTCAAAGAACGCATTCGCGAGGTGTTAACCGGAACCTCGGAAGCCATTGTGGTGCGCATCTTTGGCACGGATCTGGATGTGCTCGGCCAAAAGGCCGCGGAAGTAAAAGAGGCCTTGTCGAAAGTTCCCGGCATCGTCGAACTGCACTTCTCGTTTCAGGAGAAGATTCCTCAGATTGAAGTCAAGGTGGATCTCGTCAAGGCGCAGAAATACGGCCTCAAGCCAGGTGACGTTCGCCGCATGGCCACTACGATGATCGCCGGTGAAGAGGCGGGTGACATTCACATCGGCAACCGCACGTACGACGTGAATGTGTGGAGCATTCCCTCGGCACGCAACAGCGTGACCGATATCAAGGAAATGTTGCTCGACGTTCCCGGTGGCGGTCACGTGCAGTTGCAAGAGGTCGCCGAGGTGCGCGTCGCGCCCACGCCGAATGTGGTTAATCGTGAACACCTCAAGCGCCGCATCGACGTGGGCGGCAATGTCAAGGGCCGTGATCTCGGCGACGTCTATGCGGACGTCGAAGCAGCGTTGGCAACTGTCGAGTTTCCGCAGGAGTACTATCCCGTGCTGCTGGGAGAGTACACCGAGCGGCAGGCTGTCCAGCGTAAGATGCTTATCTTTTCGATCATTGCCGGCATCGCCATTTTCTTCTTCCTGCATACTTCTTTCAAGAACGGGCGTCTGGCAACGCTGTCCTTCTTGCTGTTGCCCTCGGCTTTGGTCGGCGGCGTGCTGGCAGCCTGGCTGGGCGACGGCGTTATTTCGCTCGGTTCGATGGTCGGATTCCTCACGGTTTTGGGAATCTCGGCGCGCAACGGCATCCTGATGATCAATCACTTCCAGCACCTCGAAGAGCAAGAAGGTGAAACCTTTGGCGTCGGTCTGGTGCTGCGCGGGGCCAAAGAACGGCTGGCGCCGATCTTGATGACCGCCTCGACCACCGGCTTGGCGCTGATCCCCCTGGTGATCGCGGGCGCGATTCCCGGAAACGAGATCGAGCATCCGATGGCCGTGGTCATTCTCGGCGGTTTGATCACTTCGACGCTGCTCAATCTGTTTGTGGTGCCGAGCTTGTATTTGAAGTTTGGGCGCCACAGCAACGGCACGCCTGCGGCACAGACCGCATAA